The Acidimicrobiales bacterium genome contains the following window.
TCGAGGCGTACCGCCGCAACCACCGTGGGTCGATGGATCCTGCCGACGTCGTCGCCTTCCTGTTGCTGTCGCGCACCTTTCCCCGTTCGGTCCTGCACTCGCTGCGCACCGCCGAGGACAGCCTCAAGCTGCTCGAAGCGGGGAGCCCCGAACTGGTCCGCCCGCTCCGGTTGCTCGGCCGGCTGCGCGCCGACCTCGAGTTCGCCGACATGAGCGAGCTGATGGCGGGGGGCCTGGCCGAGGAGCTGGCCCGAGTGCAGGACGGGATCCGCCAGGTCGGCACGGCGGTGACGGTGCAGTACTTCACGAACAGCCACGAGCTGGACCTGCACTCGCTGAAGGTGTTGCCCGGTGACCGGTGGGCGTCGTGAGGCTCGACATCCGCTACCGCACGTCGTTCACCTACGACGACCTGGTCAGGGAGTCGCAGAACGAGCTGCGGGCCTGCCCGACCAGTGACGCCTACCAGAACCTGGTGAGCTACCGGGTCACGACGTCGCCGTCGTCGAAGGTGTCGTCGTTCATCGACTACTGGGGCACCCGGGTCGACGCGTTCGGCCACCGGTCGCCGCACATCGCCCTCGAGGTCACCGCGACCGCCACGGTCGAGACGTACCCCCGCCCGATGCTGAGCGCGGCGAGCCCCCGCTGGGCGCTCGAGGACCTGGCCTTCCGCGACGCCCACGCCGAGTACCTCGAACCGTCCCCGCACGCCGACTGGGGTCAGGGCGTCACCGAGGCGGCGCGGCTCCAGTCCGAGCTCGTCGGCCCCGACACCGTGAGCGCCGTGCTCGCCATGCACCGGACGGTCGGCACCGTGTTGGAGTACACCCCGGGAGCCACGAAGGTGGGCGTGTCGGTCGAGGACGTCCTGCGCGACGGCCACGGTGTGTGCCAGGACTTCGCCCACCTCGCCGTGGCGCTGTGCCGCAGCCAGGGGATCCCGGCCCGCTACGTGTCGGGCTACCTGTTCACCCGCGACGAGACCAAGAACATCGACCCCGCCGACGACCCGGCGATGGGCGACGACGACGACACCGTCGTCGTGCAGACCCATGCC
Protein-coding sequences here:
- a CDS encoding transglutaminase family protein, whose protein sequence is MRLDIRYRTSFTYDDLVRESQNELRACPTSDAYQNLVSYRVTTSPSSKVSSFIDYWGTRVDAFGHRSPHIALEVTATATVETYPRPMLSAASPRWALEDLAFRDAHAEYLEPSPHADWGQGVTEAARLQSELVGPDTVSAVLAMHRTVGTVLEYTPGATKVGVSVEDVLRDGHGVCQDFAHLAVALCRSQGIPARYVSGYLFTRDETKNIDPADDPAMGDDDDTVVVQTHAWFEAAVPGFGWIALDPTNQQPVGQRHVKIGHGRDYDDVQPLRGVFSGHAQALVEPHVEIRRLAVSENQYQLSALQQ